One Gardnerella vaginalis genomic window, GTACTGCTGGTATTGGCGCTCAGCATGTTATTGCTATGTTTGGCGCAACATTCTTAGTGCCAATTCTTACTGGCTTTGATCCGTCTACTACTTTAATGTTCACGGCTCTTTCCACGGCACTGTTCTTACTTATCAACGCAAATAAGCTTCCTAGTTATTTAGGAAGCTCTTTTGGTCTTATAGCGCCTGTTATGGCTGTAACTTCAGCACATAAGGGCATTGCTGTAGCAAGCTTTGGCATTATGTGCACTGGTTTGCTTCTTGCTTTAATCGGTGTGCTTGTGCATTTTGCAGGAGCAAAGTGGATTGACATTATTATGCCTCCTGTTGTTAACGGTGCAATCGTTGCAATCATCGGCTTTAACTTGGGCCCAGCTGTTTGGGGTAACTTCCAAAAGGCTCCAGACACCGCTTTGGTAACTTTGGTTGCAGTTATGCTTATTGCAGTGATTTTCCGCGGTCTTCTTGGACGATTGAACATCTTGCTTGGTGTTCTTGTTGGCTACGCGTATGCATGCTTCCAGGGTCAAGTTGACTTTAGTAAGATTGAGCAAGCAGCTTGGATTGGCTTCCCTAAGTTCCACACTCCGCAAGTCGACTTCTCTGTTTTGCTTATGTTCTTGCCAGTTGTGCTCGTTCTTATTGCAGAAAACGTTGGTCACGTTAAGTCTGTAGCTCAAATGACTGGCCGCGACTACGATTCCAAGATTGGTACAGCTTTGTTTGCAGACGGCTTAGGCACTGCAATAGCTGGTTGCTTTGGCGGTTGCGGTACTACAACTTATGGCGAAAACATTGGCGTTATGGCTGCAACAAAAGTGTATTCTACTGCCGCTTATTGGTGCGCTGCATTCTTTGCATTCGTGTTAAGCCTTTGCCCAAAGTTTGGTGCAATTGTAAACTCCATTCCAGCAGGCGTTTTGGGTGGTGTAACCACTTTGCTTTACGGCATGATTGGCATGATTGGCGTGCGCATTTGGGTAGAAAACAAAGTGAACTTCGATAAGCCAGTTAACATTATGATTGCTGCAATCGTTATGATTATAGGTATTGCTAACTTCCAATTTGCTGTTTCTGGAATTCAGTTCAATGGTATTGCAATCGGCACTGTTGTTGTGTTGGTTGTTTACCACGTAATGAAAGCAATTGGAAAGCTCACTGGAACAATCGCTAAAGACGATCCAGATGTTGCCTAGCTTAAATGCTTATATGATTTAATTTAATCAAATTAGGCGCGTTCGCTACTTTGCGAGCGCGCTTTTTTGTAATTATTTTTGATTACACAACAAACGCAACAAACACAACAAGTAGATTAGGAATAATTAGTATAGTACTATTAACCTTATGTTGAAAGTCATCATAGAAATAATCATTGGCGTTGCATGGGCTGCTTTTGGCGCGTATATGGCTAGAAAACCTAAAAACACTAAAGTGCATAAGCGTTCTGATTATTCAAGCGATGGAAAGAAAAAGAGCAATCAAAATAATGATTTTGCCGATACTTCGTCCGATACTTCTACGGATGATTCCAGCGATCAAGATGTAGTTATCGAAAGCATTGATGAAGATAATAGCAATGCAAATGTTGTTGCAAATGTTGTTGCTAAAGATGAGTCTAAAGATGAGTCTAATAGTAAAAACAAAGACAAGAATTTTTCAAGGTTTACAAAAAAAATAAAAGATTGGGCAGACTATTATACTGACGATGATGACCTCGGTGACATTTTTAGTGATCTATTAGAAGCTAAGAAAAAACTAGAAGACGAAGGCGATTCGTCAAAAAATAGCGATGCTAGCAAAGATAGCAAAGATAGCGAAAATAGCGAAAATAGCGAAAGCAATACTAGCAATATTAGTGAAAGCAATAAAAGCGATAATAAAAGCTCAAATAGTAAGGAGAATAATCGCTATATGAGAATAGATTTTGATGTAAATAAGTTTGTTGGAAAATCAAGAAAATGGCGTTGGATTATTGTTGCAATAGTAGTCGCAATAGCGTTTATATGCTCAATTATTTTTGGTTTTTCTACTTTTATTACAGATTGCATGTGGTATGCGCAACTTGGATTCGAGAGCGTAATCTGGATTCAACTAGCCGCTAAAATCGGCGTTTGGGCTTTGTATGCTCTGCTTATGGCTGCGTTCGGGTATTTGTCTGCATATATTGCGATTAAAAAACGCCCTGGAAGCGAAGATGGCGTATATGTTAAAGAAAAAGGCAATATTTTAGACACTAAAAAGGGAATAAGCTCTAAGTTTGCAATGCATGTTGCAGGAGTTGTGTCTTTGATTGTAGGTGCTGTGTTTGGAATGCAATTCTATAGTCATTGGGTGCAAATTTTGCTTATGTTTAACTACCAATCGTTTGGTATTAAAGATCCACAATTTGGATTTGATAACGGTTTTTACGTGTTTACTTTGCCAGGCTTGCGACTTTTTACAAGAGCGTTTATTGTTCTTCTTGGTGTTTCTTTGCTATTTAGTGTTATAACAAACGCTTTGATGGGAGCTGTAAGAATTACGCTTCCTGTAGGTGGCAAAGGCATTTTTAACATAACTAAAAGCGCAAGGCGTCAAATTTCTGCATGGTTTATGCTAGTTGTTATTTTCTGGTCCATTTTGCAAATCTTAGATGTGTTTGCGATTGTAAATTTGGATGGTTCTAAGATTACTGGCGGATCTTACACAGATATGAATGCTGGTGTTCCTTCCAGCATTGCAATGGCTGTAATAACACTAATTGTTGGAATTGTTATAACAGCGTGGTTGCTAAAATCTCATGCTCTTAATGGGAATGTAAAAATTGGCACGCGTTTTGTTGTAGCTGTTAAAGCTTGGCGCACGCCTGCTATAGCTGTTGCGTCTTTAGTTGTATGCGCTATGGTGTTGTCTTTTGCTTGGCCTGCTCTTTTGCAACGTTTTAAGGTAGCGCCTAATGCTCAAGAATTAGAAGCTACTTATATTCAGCGAAATATAGATGCAACTAAGTTTGCGTATGGATTAAATAATGTTAAAAAAGAATCGTATAACGCTACTTCGGAAGGAAAGTCGGGAGCGCTTGCAAAAGAAGCAGAGTCTACTGCACAAATCAGGCTTTTAGACCCTCAAGTAACTTCTCCAACATTCCGCCAATTGCAGCAATCTAAGCAATACTACACTTTTGCAGATACTCTTTCTGTAGATAAGTACGACATTGATGGCGTGAGCCAAGACACGGTTATTGCTGCAAGAGAGCTTGATTTAGCTGGAAACGATAATCGAAATTGGGTTAATGACCACACTGTTTATACGCACGGCTATGGCATTGTTGCAGCTTACGGAAATAAGGTTACTGCAGACGGTCAGCCGCAATTTATGGAGTATGGAATTCCAACTCAAGGAAAGCTTACAAAGTTGAAGAAGTATGAGCCGCGTATCTACTTCTCTCCAAACGCTCCAAAGTATTCGATTGTTGGTTCTCCAAAAGGCTCTGCTCCTTGGGAATTTGATTATCCAACTGGTTCAAATGGTGCTTTAACAACGTTTAAGGGAAATGGTGGACCAAGTGTAGGAAACTTTTTCTCTAAGTTGCTACATGCTATTCGTTTTGAGTCAGATCAAATCTTATTCTCGGATAGAGTTACTTCTGATTCTCAAATCTTGTATGATCGCGACCCTAAGACTCGCGTTTCTAAAGTCGCTCCGTACTTGACTTTAGATGGGCGCGTTTACCCAGCGGTTGTTGACGGACGAGTTAAGTGGATTGTTGACGGATATACAACGTCCGACTCCTACCCATATTCACAAATGACTGATTTTGGGCAGGTGACTCAAGATTCTACAACAACAACATCTCGTTCGATTAAAGGCTTAACGAATCAGCGAGCAAACTATATTCGCAATTCAGTTAAAGCTACTGTTGATGCATACGACGGTTCAGTTGACTTATATGTGTGGGATAAAAAAGACCCTGTGATTAAAGCTTGGAGATCAATATTCCCAGGTCATTATCACGATATTTCTAAGATTTCTGGCGATTTGATGAGCCATATTCGATATCCAGAAAGCTTGTTCAAAGTGCAAAGGCATTTGCTAGCGAAGTATCATGTTGATAGTGCAAGCCAGTTCTTCTCGGGAGAAGACTTCTGGCAGACTCCAGTTGATCCTACTGAATCTCAAAGTCTTCAGCGAGAAGATATTTTGCAGCCTCCATACTATTTGACTTTGCAAACCAGAGGGGCCAACAAGCCAGTATTCTCGCTTGTTTCCACATACATTCCTGCTGGAAAAATCACTCGAGAAATCCTAACTGGATTCTTGTCGGTAAATTCCGATGCTGGAAATGTTGCTGGAAAAGTAAGCGAAAATTATGGCAAACTAAGACTTCAAGAGTTGCCTAAAGTTTCCAATGTTCCAGGCCCTGGTCAAGCGCAAAACAATTTCAACGCTAATGCAAATGTTTCTAAAGAGTTGAATTTGCTTGAATCTGGCTCAACTAAAGTTAAGCGTGGAAACTTGCTTACATTGCCACTTGGTGGAGGATTAGTTTACGTAGAGCCTGTTTATGTACAATCTAGCGGATCTACAAGTTATCCTTTGCTCAAGAAGGTGCTTGTTGCTTTTGGAGACCAAGTTGGGTTTGCTGACACTTTGGATGAAGCATTAAACCAAGTGTTTGGAGGAAACTCTGGCGCAAACGCTGGCGATGCTTCTAATAATTCTGGCTCAAATGAAAATGTCTCCAATAAAAATAATGCAAATAATTCCAATAAGGGCGATGCTAAAAATAGTGCAAATGCACCTGCAAAATCTAATTCTATTAGTGAAAAAGCTAGGATTGCACTTAAACGAGCAGCTCAAGCATTGAAGGATTCTGATTCTGCAATGAGATCAGGGAATTGGCAAGCATATGGAAAGGCTCAAAAAGAGCTTAGTGATGCTATTAATGATGCAATGAGTGAAGAAGCTGTTAAGTAGAATTAGAAGACAGTTTTGGAACAATAAAAATTAATGCCGAACATAATCGATTACATTATGCTCGGCATTAATTTTATATCTCAGTTTTACAGTTGATTATCTGGATCTTCATCGTCTTCCACAGGGCCTAGAAGAAGTTTTTCGGCTGCATTTATAACAAGCATTAGAAGAGCTGTAAGAATTATTATTGCTATAGTTGCTGAAAAAATAAGTGGAGTTCTAAAAGAGTTATATGCG contains:
- a CDS encoding uracil-xanthine permease family protein, whose translation is MKSLFTWQLHGDGKTLKPGEVVEPDERLTWTRTAGIGAQHVIAMFGATFLVPILTGFDPSTTLMFTALSTALFLLINANKLPSYLGSSFGLIAPVMAVTSAHKGIAVASFGIMCTGLLLALIGVLVHFAGAKWIDIIMPPVVNGAIVAIIGFNLGPAVWGNFQKAPDTALVTLVAVMLIAVIFRGLLGRLNILLGVLVGYAYACFQGQVDFSKIEQAAWIGFPKFHTPQVDFSVLLMFLPVVLVLIAENVGHVKSVAQMTGRDYDSKIGTALFADGLGTAIAGCFGGCGTTTYGENIGVMAATKVYSTAAYWCAAFFAFVLSLCPKFGAIVNSIPAGVLGGVTTLLYGMIGMIGVRIWVENKVNFDKPVNIMIAAIVMIIGIANFQFAVSGIQFNGIAIGTVVVLVVYHVMKAIGKLTGTIAKDDPDVA
- a CDS encoding UPF0182 family membrane protein; this translates as MLKVIIEIIIGVAWAAFGAYMARKPKNTKVHKRSDYSSDGKKKSNQNNDFADTSSDTSTDDSSDQDVVIESIDEDNSNANVVANVVAKDESKDESNSKNKDKNFSRFTKKIKDWADYYTDDDDLGDIFSDLLEAKKKLEDEGDSSKNSDASKDSKDSENSENSESNTSNISESNKSDNKSSNSKENNRYMRIDFDVNKFVGKSRKWRWIIVAIVVAIAFICSIIFGFSTFITDCMWYAQLGFESVIWIQLAAKIGVWALYALLMAAFGYLSAYIAIKKRPGSEDGVYVKEKGNILDTKKGISSKFAMHVAGVVSLIVGAVFGMQFYSHWVQILLMFNYQSFGIKDPQFGFDNGFYVFTLPGLRLFTRAFIVLLGVSLLFSVITNALMGAVRITLPVGGKGIFNITKSARRQISAWFMLVVIFWSILQILDVFAIVNLDGSKITGGSYTDMNAGVPSSIAMAVITLIVGIVITAWLLKSHALNGNVKIGTRFVVAVKAWRTPAIAVASLVVCAMVLSFAWPALLQRFKVAPNAQELEATYIQRNIDATKFAYGLNNVKKESYNATSEGKSGALAKEAESTAQIRLLDPQVTSPTFRQLQQSKQYYTFADTLSVDKYDIDGVSQDTVIAARELDLAGNDNRNWVNDHTVYTHGYGIVAAYGNKVTADGQPQFMEYGIPTQGKLTKLKKYEPRIYFSPNAPKYSIVGSPKGSAPWEFDYPTGSNGALTTFKGNGGPSVGNFFSKLLHAIRFESDQILFSDRVTSDSQILYDRDPKTRVSKVAPYLTLDGRVYPAVVDGRVKWIVDGYTTSDSYPYSQMTDFGQVTQDSTTTTSRSIKGLTNQRANYIRNSVKATVDAYDGSVDLYVWDKKDPVIKAWRSIFPGHYHDISKISGDLMSHIRYPESLFKVQRHLLAKYHVDSASQFFSGEDFWQTPVDPTESQSLQREDILQPPYYLTLQTRGANKPVFSLVSTYIPAGKITREILTGFLSVNSDAGNVAGKVSENYGKLRLQELPKVSNVPGPGQAQNNFNANANVSKELNLLESGSTKVKRGNLLTLPLGGGLVYVEPVYVQSSGSTSYPLLKKVLVAFGDQVGFADTLDEALNQVFGGNSGANAGDASNNSGSNENVSNKNNANNSNKGDAKNSANAPAKSNSISEKARIALKRAAQALKDSDSAMRSGNWQAYGKAQKELSDAINDAMSEEAVK